In one Echinicola marina genomic region, the following are encoded:
- a CDS encoding AI-2E family transporter, with protein sequence MNRNLSILQSFTYFLIALCLIFVVLKTASFIFIPVAWSALLAIALLPVCDWMEEKGIPRQIAIIVSILLTTLLVVVVIYVLANQLVGLLKSSPAIGNKLEQYLVYVQDKLDVLGVQVTVADLDKQLSSLVNTKTISSFLMDSVETIMTLGIMPVLVFFFMYYQEFFMEFLRKLQMSHAEKGFGDRSWIVEASGLIKNYLIGLSLVTIIVFVMASVVFYLLGVKYFLFFALFVSIFNLIPYIGVFLSSLISVVYVLLITDSIIYPLLTLLLLWGIQLIENNLITPMVVGMKIKLNPLAVILAIILGGWTWGISGVMLFIPLMGVIKIVFDHIASLRPFGYLLGNEMPEFRQKETLWTKFKQRWSRKEK encoded by the coding sequence ATGAACCGTAATTTATCCATACTGCAATCCTTTACCTATTTTTTGATTGCCCTATGCTTGATATTTGTGGTTTTGAAAACAGCCTCATTTATTTTTATTCCTGTGGCTTGGTCCGCACTTTTGGCCATTGCTTTATTGCCGGTATGTGACTGGATGGAAGAAAAGGGGATTCCAAGACAAATTGCCATTATAGTAAGTATTCTCTTGACGACATTGCTTGTTGTGGTCGTGATATATGTACTGGCCAACCAGCTGGTGGGCTTATTAAAGAGTAGCCCTGCCATAGGAAATAAGCTGGAGCAATACTTGGTTTATGTCCAGGATAAATTAGATGTTTTGGGCGTACAAGTGACAGTAGCTGATTTGGATAAGCAGCTATCCAGCCTGGTGAATACCAAGACCATCAGTAGTTTTTTGATGGATTCGGTAGAGACCATCATGACCTTGGGGATCATGCCGGTATTGGTTTTCTTTTTTATGTATTACCAGGAGTTTTTTATGGAGTTTTTGCGAAAGCTTCAAATGAGCCATGCGGAAAAAGGTTTTGGGGATCGGAGCTGGATCGTTGAAGCCAGTGGCCTGATCAAAAACTATTTGATAGGCTTGTCTCTGGTAACGATCATTGTATTTGTCATGGCCAGTGTGGTTTTTTATCTATTGGGGGTTAAATACTTTTTGTTTTTTGCTTTGTTTGTGTCCATATTTAATTTGATCCCCTATATAGGGGTGTTTCTCTCTTCTCTGATTTCGGTGGTTTATGTTTTGTTGATCACTGATTCGATCATTTATCCGCTGCTTACACTTTTGCTGCTATGGGGCATCCAATTGATAGAGAACAACCTGATTACCCCTATGGTGGTGGGGATGAAGATAAAACTCAATCCATTGGCGGTCATCCTGGCGATTATTTTGGGTGGTTGGACCTGGGGGATTTCCGGGGTAATGCTCTTTATACCATTGATGGGGGTCATCAAGATTGTATTTGACCATATAGCATCCTTGCGTCCATTTGGGTATTTGCTGGGCAATGAAATGCCTGAATTCCGCCAGAAGGAGACTTTGTGGACCAAATTCAAACAAAGATGGAGCAGGAAAGAAAAATAA
- a CDS encoding SusC/RagA family TonB-linked outer membrane protein, which translates to MKKNLIILLMRITTRMLCLALMIGFSVSLSLAGNLRAQEIEETMINIKDHHYTILELIKIVEDQSEFYFSYRGDLDLRTSIAVNPGKINLKRLLERVSDQSDYAFKHVNNSIGLSRKKQLKAAIRKEVTVTGKVSTKEGESLPGASVSVEGTTKGTITDVDGNYIISVDEGAVLVFGYLGFKTQKVTVKSQSKIDIRLEADETSLDEVVVVGFGTQRKVSLVGAQSTVEAQDLQIPSGNLTNSLAGRLSGVVGVQRTGEPGFDDSDIWIRGISTFSQSLSKPLILVDGVPRVMANVDPEDIESFTVLKDASATAVYGVRGANGVIIIKTKSGAVGKPKFSFRYYEGLTKFTKLPEFADGPTYMRMSNEAISNRGGVPIYSEDVIQMTADGTDPYLYPNVNWMDELFNDFGHQRRANLNISGGSENTTFYVGTSYFDEIGLYKQGEAANYNNQIGFKRYNLTANLGIKASNTTKVDLGIQGYLANANYPGSGQATIFENAFYMTPVVHPVVYENGAIADQRQGSLANPWGHLTATGYANQWRNQLFSNLRVTQEIPAIKGLSATAMFSFDVYNYTSMRRTKRPDTFLATGRDEDGNMLYEETYRGERYLSFSRNSSGERTLYWEAALKYDRYFDDKHEVTGMLLFNKSDKLNSQAGDFNSSLPYRYLGISGRGTYGYADKYFLELNFGYNGSENFNPENRFGFFPAMGLGWVASEESFFEPLKDVIPMLKFRFSHGKVGNSQIVGRRFAYLTTIDQTGGYSYGKERNNNYGGYDIGDYGVDVTWETATKTNIGVDLYSLGNDLNLQVDYFKELREGIFLNREAVPAYVGLQSAPYGNLGIIENKGIDASLTFSKRFKKFHLKALGNFTFSRNKVIENDKPDPTYPWLDQKNRKVGQRFGYNALGLFESEEEINNGPVHPGLVQAGDIKFQDVNGDGLINDFDRIPIGYGTVPEIVYGFGLTLGYGNFTLSSLFQGVGNVDIFMNGEGFMPFMVSMSRGNLLSNIEDRWTVEDPRQDVFYPRLSDGSPNSNYATSSWWLKNGKYLRLKNVQLTYNLPKTFVDRLKLDNASLFLTGYNVLTWSPFDFWDVELGDGRGARYPNVSSYTLGIDLKF; encoded by the coding sequence ATGAAAAAAAACCTAATTATCCTGCTTATGCGGATAACAACGAGAATGCTTTGTTTGGCTTTAATGATAGGTTTCAGTGTTTCGCTTAGTTTAGCGGGAAACCTTAGGGCCCAAGAAATCGAAGAGACGATGATTAATATAAAAGATCATCATTATACGATTTTAGAATTAATTAAAATAGTTGAAGACCAGTCGGAATTTTATTTTTCCTATAGGGGAGATCTTGATCTGAGGACCTCCATAGCAGTAAATCCGGGGAAAATTAATTTAAAGCGCCTATTGGAGCGTGTTTCAGACCAATCAGATTATGCATTCAAACATGTCAATAATTCTATTGGCCTCAGTAGGAAAAAGCAATTGAAAGCGGCCATCCGGAAAGAAGTTACTGTGACAGGCAAGGTGAGTACAAAGGAAGGAGAAAGCCTTCCTGGAGCATCTGTGTCGGTAGAAGGGACCACCAAAGGAACAATAACAGATGTGGACGGTAATTATATCATCAGTGTAGATGAAGGAGCTGTATTGGTTTTTGGGTATTTGGGATTTAAAACCCAAAAGGTGACCGTTAAAAGTCAATCCAAGATCGATATCCGATTGGAAGCGGATGAAACTTCCCTTGATGAAGTGGTGGTGGTAGGTTTTGGTACCCAAAGAAAAGTCAGTTTGGTAGGTGCGCAGTCTACCGTAGAGGCGCAGGATTTGCAGATTCCCTCAGGTAACCTGACGAATTCGCTTGCCGGCAGACTTTCTGGGGTGGTTGGGGTCCAAAGAACGGGCGAACCTGGTTTTGATGATTCAGATATTTGGATCCGGGGGATTTCTACTTTTAGCCAAAGTTTAAGCAAACCACTTATTTTGGTAGATGGAGTTCCTAGAGTTATGGCCAATGTAGATCCTGAAGATATTGAGAGCTTCACGGTGTTGAAAGATGCTTCTGCGACGGCAGTTTATGGTGTACGGGGAGCAAATGGTGTGATCATTATTAAGACAAAAAGCGGAGCTGTAGGCAAGCCGAAATTTTCTTTTCGCTATTATGAAGGACTGACCAAATTCACCAAGTTACCAGAGTTTGCTGATGGACCTACCTATATGCGTATGTCCAATGAGGCGATTAGTAACCGAGGCGGAGTACCCATATACAGCGAGGATGTCATTCAGATGACCGCAGATGGAACAGATCCCTATCTGTACCCCAATGTAAATTGGATGGATGAGCTGTTCAATGATTTTGGACATCAAAGAAGGGCCAATCTCAATATAAGTGGAGGATCAGAGAATACTACTTTCTATGTAGGAACCAGTTATTTTGATGAAATAGGCTTATATAAACAAGGAGAAGCTGCTAACTATAACAATCAAATAGGTTTTAAGAGATATAATTTGACGGCCAATTTGGGTATTAAAGCCTCCAATACCACCAAGGTAGATTTAGGGATACAAGGTTATCTTGCCAATGCCAATTATCCCGGTTCTGGGCAAGCGACCATTTTTGAAAATGCTTTTTATATGACTCCTGTGGTGCATCCTGTTGTCTACGAAAATGGTGCTATAGCCGATCAAAGACAAGGGAGTTTGGCTAATCCCTGGGGGCACCTTACTGCTACGGGATATGCTAACCAGTGGAGAAATCAGTTGTTTTCCAATTTAAGAGTCACACAGGAAATTCCAGCCATAAAGGGTTTGTCAGCTACTGCCATGTTTTCTTTTGATGTATATAATTATACCAGTATGAGAAGGACGAAGAGGCCGGATACTTTTTTGGCAACAGGGAGGGATGAAGACGGTAATATGTTATATGAGGAAACCTATAGAGGAGAGCGGTATTTAAGTTTTTCTAGGAACAGTTCCGGCGAAAGGACCTTGTACTGGGAAGCTGCTTTAAAATACGATCGATATTTTGACGATAAGCATGAGGTAACAGGAATGTTATTGTTCAATAAAAGTGATAAGTTAAATTCCCAAGCCGGAGATTTTAACAGTTCATTGCCCTATCGGTATTTGGGGATTTCCGGTCGTGGTACCTATGGTTATGCCGACAAGTACTTCTTGGAATTGAATTTTGGTTATAACGGATCGGAAAATTTCAATCCTGAGAACCGTTTCGGATTCTTCCCAGCGATGGGCTTAGGATGGGTAGCGAGTGAGGAAAGTTTTTTTGAGCCGTTGAAAGACGTGATTCCCATGCTTAAGTTCCGTTTTAGCCATGGCAAAGTGGGTAACAGTCAGATAGTGGGGAGGCGTTTTGCTTATCTGACGACCATTGATCAAACAGGCGGATATTCTTATGGAAAGGAGCGGAACAATAATTATGGGGGCTATGATATTGGGGATTATGGTGTAGATGTTACTTGGGAAACCGCAACCAAAACCAATATAGGTGTTGATTTGTATAGCCTAGGCAATGACCTGAACTTGCAGGTTGATTATTTCAAAGAGCTACGTGAGGGGATTTTTCTGAACAGGGAAGCTGTTCCAGCTTATGTTGGTTTACAAAGTGCACCATATGGCAACTTGGGAATAATAGAGAATAAAGGGATAGATGCTTCTTTGACCTTTTCCAAACGTTTTAAAAAATTCCATTTAAAAGCACTGGGTAATTTCACCTTTAGCAGAAACAAGGTCATTGAAAATGATAAACCTGATCCGACTTATCCATGGTTAGACCAAAAGAACAGGAAGGTAGGGCAGCGTTTTGGATATAATGCTTTAGGACTTTTTGAAAGCGAAGAAGAGATCAATAACGGCCCTGTGCATCCTGGATTGGTGCAAGCGGGGGATATTAAGTTTCAGGATGTTAACGGAGATGGTTTGATCAATGACTTCGATAGGATTCCCATCGGATACGGAACAGTTCCTGAAATCGTTTATGGTTTTGGTCTGACCTTGGGTTATGGGAATTTCACCCTTTCTTCACTTTTCCAAGGTGTAGGGAATGTAGATATTTTTATGAATGGAGAAGGGTTTATGCCATTTATGGTTTCTATGAGCAGGGGCAATTTATTGAGCAATATTGAGGACAGGTGGACTGTGGAAGATCCCCGTCAAGATGTTTTTTATCCACGTTTGTCAGATGGAAGCCCCAATAGTAACTATGCTACCAGTAGTTGGTGGTTAAAAAACGGTAAATACCTACGATTAAAAAATGTGCAATTGACTTATAATCTTCCCAAAACGTTTGTTGATCGGCTGAAGCTAGATAATGCAAGTTTGTTTTTGACGGGCTATAATGTGCTGACCTGGAGTCCATTTGATTTTTGGGATGTAGAGTTAGGGGATGGAAGAGGTGCCAGGTATCCAAATGTTTCCAGTTATACCTTGGGAATTGATTTAAAATTCTAA
- a CDS encoding FecR family protein, with translation MKEERPHPRELKMLIDKALQGKLTAEEKMILDQWYTSFEEVLPVVYSDLSKEDFKMKFYQETLEKIENNKARINSPRFLWRKIAASVVLLAATISVLFYILPKGANDLSYIEYSTGKGERKSVLLSDGSKVVLDGHTQLLVADNFEGQRNVKLIGRAFFEVKRNEASPFTISTESLKTTVLGTSFVIDALPGGQEAVAVKSGRVQVAYGIKDEVVLQQGEQALLVENTLGHSVIKNPLEVFGWMENKLVFYNDDLDEVASKIGNWYGVKIDLKVSPENTCLLTGTYSNLKLSELLEVISFSIPIKYEINDATVKIISEACE, from the coding sequence ATGAAAGAAGAGAGACCTCATCCTCGTGAATTAAAAATGCTGATAGATAAAGCGCTTCAAGGAAAGTTAACAGCTGAAGAGAAGATGATTCTGGATCAGTGGTATACTTCCTTTGAGGAAGTGCTTCCTGTGGTTTATAGTGATCTGTCGAAGGAAGATTTCAAAATGAAATTTTATCAGGAAACCTTGGAAAAGATCGAAAATAATAAAGCTAGGATCAATTCACCTCGTTTTTTATGGCGTAAAATTGCCGCATCTGTGGTATTGTTGGCTGCAACGATTTCAGTATTGTTTTATATTCTTCCCAAGGGAGCCAATGATTTATCCTATATAGAATATAGTACAGGTAAAGGTGAACGAAAGTCAGTATTACTCAGTGATGGAAGCAAGGTGGTCTTAGATGGTCATACTCAGCTGCTTGTAGCTGATAATTTTGAAGGACAGAGAAATGTAAAGCTAATAGGAAGGGCATTTTTTGAAGTGAAAAGGAATGAAGCTTCACCTTTTACCATTAGCACAGAAAGCCTTAAGACTACCGTATTGGGAACCTCATTTGTAATAGATGCGCTGCCTGGTGGGCAAGAAGCAGTTGCGGTAAAATCTGGACGGGTACAAGTGGCATATGGAATAAAGGATGAGGTGGTTTTACAGCAAGGTGAGCAAGCCCTGCTGGTAGAAAATACGCTAGGACATTCGGTAATTAAAAATCCGTTGGAAGTATTCGGATGGATGGAGAATAAATTGGTCTTTTATAATGATGATTTGGATGAAGTAGCGAGCAAAATAGGAAATTGGTATGGGGTAAAAATTGATCTGAAAGTAAGCCCCGAAAATACATGCTTGCTCACAGGAACCTATAGTAATCTCAAACTCAGTGAACTTCTGGAAGTAATAAGTTTTTCAATCCCAATAAAATATGAAATCAATGATGCAACTGTAAAAATTATTTCGGAAGCATGTGAATAG
- a CDS encoding universal stress protein — protein MNKILVPYDFSTPAKYAFRFAVDIAEKSGGEVILLHIIYASPMYETMYVKGLGNSMDFDIIQEMQQSVHTEMLKLLDNTPLPNISTKVLTTHNNISASLLEKIIAWNIDLVLMGTTGIKGFDGLVFGSVTAKIVRKSSVPVLALHKETKVAAIKNILLPSNLEHGQEKFIEKLKSVQAFFGAKLHLLLINTPVHFQPEEEGKKELGNFIERHQLQNCQPHFTSHWTEEKGIIQFQKSHNIDLITMSTHGRTGISHAFYGSITEDVVNHSLCPIWTFRIHKTDKKTG, from the coding sequence ATGAACAAGATTTTAGTTCCTTATGATTTTTCTACACCCGCTAAATATGCATTCCGATTTGCGGTGGATATTGCCGAAAAAAGTGGTGGAGAAGTGATATTACTTCATATCATTTACGCCTCTCCTATGTATGAAACCATGTACGTCAAAGGTCTTGGCAACAGTATGGATTTTGACATTATCCAAGAGATGCAGCAATCTGTCCATACAGAAATGCTAAAGCTCTTGGACAATACACCTCTTCCTAATATCAGTACAAAGGTCTTGACAACCCATAATAATATATCCGCTAGTCTATTGGAAAAAATAATCGCTTGGAACATTGACCTTGTCTTGATGGGGACAACAGGCATTAAGGGTTTTGATGGGCTTGTTTTTGGTTCGGTCACTGCAAAAATAGTGCGCAAATCCAGCGTTCCTGTATTGGCCTTGCATAAGGAGACAAAGGTAGCTGCCATCAAGAACATCCTGCTCCCATCCAACCTGGAACATGGACAAGAAAAATTCATCGAAAAACTCAAATCAGTTCAAGCATTTTTCGGTGCAAAACTCCATTTATTGCTGATCAATACACCTGTACATTTCCAGCCAGAAGAAGAAGGAAAAAAGGAACTAGGCAATTTTATCGAACGGCACCAATTGCAAAATTGTCAACCCCATTTCACTTCACATTGGACAGAGGAAAAGGGAATCATCCAATTTCAAAAATCCCATAATATAGACCTTATCACCATGTCCACCCATGGCAGGACCGGTATAAGTCATGCGTTTTATGGAAGTATCACAGAGGATGTGGTCAATCATTCCCTATGTCCTATTTGGACCTTTCGCATCCATAAAACCGATAAAAAGACAGGATAG
- a CDS encoding endonuclease/exonuclease/phosphatase family protein, translating to MKFIYILLSIWLGLLSCKEGEQPTPEIEKPKSTKEITVLSYNIHHSNPPSKPDLIDLDAVAKVIKESNADIVGLQEVDVYTERSGTDLHMAKKLAEMTGFDYFYFSKGIDYRGGEYGTAILSKYPISNEKTIKLPKEEGTEQRTLSLVTVSLTEESKLYFGNTHMDFTSESNGLAQAKFITKYFDESTDNEIPAIVVGDFNAVPSSPAILHFDRYFERSCKTGCANTASTNNPRKIIDYIIYKSSKDFDVSSHQVIDETYASDHFPVLAKLVLKEF from the coding sequence ATGAAATTCATTTATATCCTATTATCTATCTGGTTGGGCTTACTTTCCTGCAAAGAAGGTGAGCAGCCTACACCAGAAATAGAAAAACCAAAAAGCACAAAGGAAATCACCGTATTGTCCTATAATATCCACCATTCCAATCCACCATCCAAGCCTGATTTGATTGACTTGGATGCCGTGGCCAAGGTAATCAAAGAGAGCAATGCTGATATTGTGGGTTTGCAGGAAGTCGATGTGTATACCGAGCGGTCCGGAACAGATTTGCATATGGCAAAAAAATTGGCCGAGATGACTGGTTTTGATTATTTTTATTTCTCCAAGGGTATTGATTATAGGGGAGGTGAATATGGAACAGCCATTTTGTCCAAGTATCCTATATCAAATGAAAAGACGATCAAGCTACCTAAAGAAGAGGGAACTGAACAGCGTACCCTTTCTTTGGTAACGGTAAGTCTTACTGAAGAATCAAAGCTTTATTTTGGAAATACCCATATGGATTTTACGAGTGAGTCCAATGGCTTAGCGCAAGCAAAATTTATCACCAAATATTTTGATGAATCTACGGATAATGAAATTCCCGCAATTGTAGTGGGTGATTTTAATGCCGTTCCCAGCAGCCCGGCCATACTTCATTTTGACAGGTATTTTGAACGGAGCTGTAAAACAGGCTGCGCCAATACCGCTTCTACAAATAATCCAAGAAAGATCATTGATTATATCATCTATAAATCCTCTAAGGATTTTGATGTGTCATCCCATCAGGTGATCGATGAAACTTATGCCTCAGATCATTTCCCCGTTTTGGCAAAGCTGGTGTTAAAGGAGTTTTGA
- a CDS encoding RNA polymerase sigma factor, whose product MYTYSSDKEILDRIKNNDAMAFRVLFEHFWESLFAAALKRIKSQDLSKDIVQEILADIWNRRHSLEIKSSLKSYLHTAVKYHVLKVYQQNRMLEEFDISRAFQHSDTDNHLAFNELLDTLEIALDKLPERQQLIFRMSRYDGLSSQEIAEKLNLSEQTIFNNLHKTLSTLRTELKDYSPVVILFLMGLLE is encoded by the coding sequence ATGTATACTTACAGCAGCGATAAGGAAATATTAGATAGGATAAAGAACAACGATGCTATGGCATTTCGTGTACTATTTGAGCACTTCTGGGAATCATTGTTTGCTGCTGCCTTAAAAAGAATAAAATCCCAAGATCTCAGCAAGGATATCGTACAGGAGATACTGGCAGATATTTGGAATCGTAGACATAGTTTGGAAATTAAAAGCAGCTTGAAATCCTACCTTCATACCGCGGTAAAATACCATGTCCTAAAGGTTTATCAACAAAATAGGATGCTTGAGGAATTTGATATCAGTAGGGCTTTTCAGCATAGTGATACTGATAATCACCTTGCTTTTAATGAATTGCTTGACACTCTTGAGATTGCTTTGGACAAATTACCAGAAAGACAGCAGCTTATTTTTAGGATGAGTCGCTATGATGGTTTGAGTAGTCAGGAAATAGCAGAAAAACTTAACCTTTCTGAGCAGACTATTTTCAATAATCTTCATAAGACACTTTCCACCCTTAGGACGGAACTGAAAGATTATAGTCCTGTTGTTATTTTGTTTTTAATGGGGCTATTGGAGTAG
- the ppsA gene encoding phosphoenolpyruvate synthase — MSAPPNSYCIHFKDISNKDIQKVGGKNASLGEMTQKLQPLGIHIPEGFAITADAYWEFIHFNQLLAPLNEQLQKLDLEQLSNLAEIGSQCRKIIAAGHFPQEISSTIHLAFNQLNHKGLSFAVRSSATAEDLPTASFAGQHDSFLHITDFQKLIAAIQACYVSLFNDHAIKYRIDHGFDHMKVALSVGVQKMVRSDLSAAGVAFTLEPETGFDQIVYITAAYGLGENIVQGAVNPDEFYLFKPFLAQNKAKLLFKKLGLKQNKMVYAEEGPKPIKNIPCTDIERNNYSLTDTEVKKLAMDCHQIEQHYGMPMDIEWAKDGNTGTIYIVQARPETIHSQKDKDQLHEIEYQIKAKPKPLCSGTAVGRAIISGRVCLVNSLADEAKVQQGDIIVADITSPDWNSLLRKAVSIVTNKGGRTSHASIVARELGIHAVVGTQNATEILKDGQIITVSCVEGETGHIYNGKISWEEKALTIPRQLSTNTEAKFILANPFQAFRLANYPNLGVGLLRMEFIIADVIGIHPMALARYDQLPAGPEKTAIERKTALFKDKKHYFTTNLSQHLALVAAAFYPKEVIVRMSDFKSNEYAQLLGGSTFEPLEENPMLGFRGASKYYHENYKAGFALECEAIRILRDEMDMTNIKIMIPFCRTPEEGKKVLNTMKEFGLERGKNGLEIYVMAELPCNAVLAEDFADLFDGFSIGSNDLTQLVLGVDRDSTIIHHLFDERNPAVKKMISQLIQTAHAKGIKVGLCGQAPSDYPAFTQFLVTEGIDSISFNADALLTGIENISKAEKLLSKPSLNRPPLLKR; from the coding sequence ATGTCAGCTCCCCCAAATTCATATTGTATCCATTTTAAGGATATCTCCAACAAGGACATTCAAAAGGTAGGCGGCAAAAACGCTTCCCTTGGAGAGATGACCCAAAAGCTTCAGCCGCTGGGTATCCATATCCCGGAAGGCTTCGCCATCACTGCTGATGCCTATTGGGAATTTATACACTTCAATCAGCTCCTCGCTCCCCTGAATGAACAATTGCAAAAGCTAGACTTGGAACAGTTAAGCAACTTGGCAGAAATCGGTAGCCAATGCAGAAAAATCATCGCCGCTGGGCATTTTCCACAAGAAATCAGTTCAACCATCCACCTGGCTTTTAACCAACTGAACCATAAAGGGCTGAGTTTTGCTGTTCGCAGCAGTGCCACAGCCGAAGACCTTCCGACAGCCAGTTTTGCAGGACAGCATGATAGCTTTCTGCACATTACTGACTTTCAAAAACTCATCGCAGCAATCCAAGCATGCTATGTCTCTCTATTTAATGACCATGCCATCAAATACCGCATAGACCATGGTTTTGACCATATGAAGGTAGCCCTCTCCGTGGGGGTCCAAAAAATGGTCAGGTCCGACCTATCCGCCGCAGGCGTAGCCTTTACCCTGGAACCGGAGACGGGATTTGATCAAATAGTTTATATTACCGCGGCCTATGGACTGGGTGAAAATATCGTGCAGGGTGCCGTAAATCCTGATGAATTTTATCTGTTCAAACCATTCTTGGCGCAAAACAAGGCTAAGCTGCTTTTTAAAAAATTGGGGCTAAAACAAAACAAGATGGTTTATGCAGAAGAAGGTCCAAAGCCTATCAAAAACATCCCTTGTACCGATATAGAAAGGAATAACTACTCCTTGACGGATACAGAAGTAAAAAAGCTGGCCATGGATTGTCATCAAATAGAACAACACTATGGCATGCCCATGGACATAGAATGGGCAAAAGATGGCAATACAGGAACCATCTATATTGTACAGGCACGGCCGGAAACCATCCATTCCCAAAAGGACAAAGACCAATTGCATGAAATCGAATACCAAATAAAAGCCAAGCCAAAGCCATTATGTTCCGGCACGGCAGTGGGCAGGGCGATCATCTCAGGACGGGTCTGCCTGGTCAACAGCTTGGCGGACGAGGCCAAAGTCCAACAAGGTGATATCATCGTAGCAGACATTACCAGTCCAGACTGGAATTCCTTATTGCGCAAAGCAGTGAGCATTGTGACCAATAAAGGGGGAAGAACCAGCCATGCTTCCATTGTGGCCAGGGAACTGGGCATTCATGCGGTGGTGGGCACCCAAAATGCCACGGAAATATTAAAAGACGGACAGATAATCACCGTTTCCTGCGTAGAGGGAGAAACAGGCCATATCTATAATGGAAAAATCAGCTGGGAAGAAAAAGCCCTCACCATTCCCCGACAACTAAGTACAAATACCGAGGCCAAGTTTATTTTGGCCAATCCCTTTCAGGCCTTCCGCTTAGCGAATTATCCCAATTTGGGTGTGGGCCTATTAAGGATGGAATTTATCATAGCCGATGTCATTGGTATTCACCCCATGGCCTTGGCGCGATATGACCAACTTCCTGCTGGTCCTGAAAAAACAGCAATTGAGCGAAAAACGGCACTTTTCAAAGACAAAAAACACTATTTCACTACTAACCTTTCCCAACACCTGGCTTTGGTGGCCGCAGCCTTTTACCCCAAAGAGGTCATCGTACGCATGAGTGATTTCAAAAGTAATGAATATGCCCAGCTACTCGGTGGCAGCACTTTTGAACCCTTGGAAGAAAATCCCATGCTGGGCTTCAGGGGAGCTTCCAAGTATTACCACGAAAATTATAAAGCTGGATTTGCACTGGAATGTGAAGCCATTAGAATCCTGAGGGACGAAATGGACATGACCAATATCAAAATCATGATCCCTTTTTGCAGAACCCCCGAAGAAGGCAAGAAAGTCTTGAATACCATGAAAGAATTTGGCTTGGAAAGAGGCAAAAATGGCCTTGAAATATATGTTATGGCCGAGCTTCCCTGTAATGCGGTGCTTGCCGAAGACTTTGCCGATTTATTCGATGGTTTTTCCATTGGCTCCAATGATCTGACCCAACTTGTACTTGGCGTGGATAGGGATTCCACCATCATCCACCATTTATTCGATGAAAGAAATCCCGCAGTAAAAAAAATGATTTCCCAGTTGATACAGACCGCACATGCTAAGGGAATAAAGGTGGGGCTGTGTGGACAGGCTCCCAGTGATTACCCAGCCTTCACCCAATTTCTTGTCACGGAAGGAATAGACAGTATTTCTTTCAATGCTGATGCCCTCTTAACGGGCATTGAAAATATCAGCAAAGCGGAAAAGCTACTAAGTAAGCCTTCCTTGAACAGACCACCTTTGTTAAAGCGATAA